One window of the Conexibacter sp. SYSU D00693 genome contains the following:
- a CDS encoding metallophosphoesterase: MRTLVVSDLHLGSVAQRDVLRRPIARARLLEEVARADRVVLLGDTVELLEGRPRQALEAALPVLRELGDTLGPGGELVLVPGNHDHALIAPWLRRRRITAKQLALTDRVPRKATPALQQVVRALCTGGGRVSVRYPGLWLDRWRTVLATHGHYLDCLLVRGLPGQPPQQGATPEDFERAPGPSAESVLRVLGGQLPPALRFGVDSAAGVVRRATLATLPLVMRLPAVDVLSPLRGSGVLGHRLGTAGIAAMGDAVGRLGIEAKHVVFGHIHRAGPLPGDEDDLFAAPSGPRLWNTGSWVLDPLLLGGPRRPHPYWPGGGILLEDGRVPRPVRFLDDLRPRDLAPTGAASP, encoded by the coding sequence ATGCGCACGCTCGTCGTGTCCGACCTGCACCTCGGGTCGGTCGCCCAGCGCGACGTGCTGCGCCGCCCGATCGCCCGGGCCCGGCTGCTCGAGGAGGTCGCCCGGGCCGACCGCGTCGTCCTGCTCGGCGACACCGTCGAGCTGCTGGAGGGACGCCCCCGCCAGGCGCTCGAGGCCGCGCTGCCGGTGCTGCGCGAGCTGGGCGACACGCTCGGGCCGGGCGGCGAGCTCGTCCTCGTGCCGGGCAACCACGACCACGCGCTCATCGCGCCGTGGCTGCGCCGCCGGCGGATCACCGCCAAGCAGCTCGCCCTGACCGACCGCGTCCCGCGCAAGGCGACCCCCGCGCTCCAGCAGGTGGTCCGGGCGCTGTGCACCGGCGGCGGACGGGTGTCCGTGCGCTACCCGGGCCTGTGGCTCGACCGCTGGCGCACCGTCCTCGCCACCCACGGGCACTACCTCGACTGCCTGCTCGTGCGCGGCCTGCCGGGCCAGCCGCCCCAGCAGGGCGCGACGCCCGAGGACTTCGAGCGCGCCCCCGGCCCGAGCGCCGAGTCGGTCCTGCGCGTGCTCGGCGGCCAGCTGCCGCCGGCGTTGCGCTTCGGCGTGGACTCCGCCGCGGGGGTCGTGCGCCGGGCGACGCTCGCGACCCTGCCGCTCGTCATGCGCCTGCCCGCGGTCGACGTCCTCAGCCCGCTGCGCGGCTCGGGCGTCCTGGGCCACCGGCTCGGCACCGCGGGCATCGCCGCGATGGGCGACGCGGTCGGGCGGCTGGGCATCGAGGCCAAGCACGTGGTCTTCGGCCACATCCACCGCGCCGGGCCCCTGCCCGGCGACGAGGACGACCTCTTCGCCGCGCCCTCGGGCCCACGGCTGTGGAACACGGGCTCGTGGGTGCTCGACCCGCTGCTGCTCGGCGGCCCGCGCCGGCCGCACCCCTACTGGCCGGGCGGCGGCATCCTCCTCGAGGACGGCCGCGTGCCGCGGCCCGTGCGCTTCCTCGACGACCTGCGCCCACGGGACCTCGCACCGACCGGGGCTGCTAGTCCGTAG
- a CDS encoding transglycosylase SLT domain-containing protein, producing MTPRLRLLSLVAVVLVAAAGLIALAAGGADDDGPRPLEPGRGATASSSDPLAYRSERRADVEQRAAAGLAHVLYAKSPGGAVATAERVDRWRPLVEAAAERHDVDPDTLEAMVFLESAGREDATASDDLEGAAGLTQILAETATNLLDLRVDVEASERLTRGIRRGRKVAERVGERRRVDERFDPAKALDATGRYLRFAKEQLGRDDLAVQSYHMGVGNLQRALKAYGDDDVPYTQLFFDSTPLRHREAYEVLAGLGDDSRTYLFRVMAAREMMGTWRHEPVELATLAAAHARKASAEEVLHPPALTPPFASPEALDAAARQGQLRALEPELLAEHGLRVDPQMGELSRRPSRYRRLRPEALALALYLGRGVQEVSGTSDPLTITSAVRDLPYQDRIIRSGNREATRGFSLHTTGWAFDVSRNYASRKQALAFQFWLDRLQALDLIAWVREPGAIHITVARGARPLVTSVLATPRAAP from the coding sequence GTGACGCCCCGACTGCGCCTCCTGTCCCTGGTCGCCGTCGTCCTCGTCGCCGCCGCCGGGCTCATCGCCCTGGCCGCGGGCGGCGCGGACGACGACGGACCCCGCCCGCTCGAGCCCGGCCGGGGCGCGACGGCGTCGTCCTCCGACCCGCTGGCCTACCGCTCCGAGCGGCGCGCCGACGTCGAGCAGCGCGCGGCCGCCGGGCTCGCCCACGTCCTCTACGCCAAGTCGCCGGGTGGCGCGGTGGCGACCGCGGAGCGCGTCGACCGCTGGCGGCCGCTCGTCGAGGCGGCCGCCGAGCGCCACGACGTCGACCCGGACACGCTCGAGGCGATGGTCTTCCTCGAGAGCGCGGGGCGCGAGGACGCCACCGCCTCCGACGACCTCGAGGGCGCGGCCGGCCTCACGCAGATCCTCGCCGAGACCGCCACGAACCTCCTCGACCTCCGCGTCGACGTCGAAGCCAGCGAGCGCCTCACCCGCGGCATCCGCCGCGGTCGCAAGGTCGCCGAGCGCGTGGGCGAGCGCCGGCGCGTCGACGAGCGCTTCGACCCGGCCAAGGCGCTGGACGCCACCGGTCGCTACCTGCGCTTCGCCAAGGAGCAGCTCGGCCGCGACGACCTCGCGGTCCAGAGCTACCACATGGGCGTCGGGAACCTGCAGCGCGCGCTGAAGGCCTATGGGGACGACGACGTCCCCTACACCCAGCTGTTCTTCGACTCGACGCCGCTGCGCCACCGGGAGGCCTACGAGGTGCTCGCGGGGCTCGGCGACGACTCGCGCACGTACCTGTTTCGGGTGATGGCGGCCCGCGAGATGATGGGCACCTGGCGCCACGAGCCGGTCGAGCTCGCGACGCTCGCCGCCGCCCACGCGCGCAAGGCCTCGGCCGAGGAGGTCCTGCACCCGCCGGCCCTCACCCCGCCGTTCGCCTCGCCTGAGGCGCTCGACGCCGCCGCGCGCCAGGGCCAGCTGCGCGCGCTGGAGCCCGAGCTCCTGGCCGAGCACGGCCTGCGCGTCGACCCGCAGATGGGCGAGCTCTCGCGGCGGCCGTCGCGCTACCGGCGGCTGCGGCCCGAGGCGCTGGCCCTCGCGCTGTACCTCGGCCGCGGGGTGCAGGAGGTCAGCGGCACCAGCGACCCGCTGACGATCACCAGCGCGGTGCGCGACCTGCCCTACCAGGACCGGATCATCCGGTCGGGCAACCGCGAGGCCACGCGCGGCTTCTCGCTGCACACCACCGGCTGGGCGTTCGACGTCTCGCGCAACTACGCGTCGCGCAAGCAGGCGCTGGCCTTCCAGTTCTGGCTCGACCGGCTCCAGGCCCTGGACCTCATCGCGTGGGTGCGCGAGCCAGGGGCGATCCACATCACGGTGGCGCGCGGCGCGCGCCCGCTCGTCACCTCGGTGCTGGCTACGCCCCGAGCAGCTCCTTGA